CTTccattttactaattttttctttgaagaatATGGCTGTCATCACcaccaatttgttttaaataaaaagaaaagtattcAACTTTCGTTCTTaacatgtttttcttatttaatacatatattacaaatttcttaatttaagtTTCTATGAACAGGACAAAAATTGCATCTACATAATAAatgtataattaatttatagcCCCCTCCTAATGACCATAGCGTTGTTCGCACTTTGAAAACCGATACAAAACTCTCGCAAATGTTTCCACACTAAAGTAACTACCAGTCTTAATTAAATGAAACTCTGTAAATCCTGTATGCCAGGGCAACAGTCCGTATGTGCACATATGGTTGCTAAATATTATCGCACAATCCGGATCGGTCATGTTATTGAGTTTCTTCTGGAGAgactttgaaattatatttgttaaaCTTGGCCGATCTTTGAGAGCTTCCTGAATCTCTGTAGTATTTCGTTTTTCAAATAGATCTCTACACACTTCGGCAATTAATGCTTTTCCATCGTTTTTACTTAGTACTGCAACCTGGAATGATTAAGACGAGAAATGTTAGCCATAGAGTAGTTTAGAAGATAAAAGTAAGCACTAACCTCTATTGACTTTTCCAGACCGTTCCTGTACTTTAACTGAGCTGTTTTACTTCGATCGCCCGGCATTGACCATAAGAAGTGTCCATTTCGCATCTTTTTGCTGGAGATAAATTTGGGAACATGAACCTGCTCTAAGCTAAACACTCCTCGAACATCGAAAAAGCTGATGTAATCGATGTCCATAATTAGCGCATAAGCTGCAATCTTCGAGAGTATCTCCGAATCGGTGTCACTGTCCGGTCCGACTACGATGCTGAGATGCTTTGGAATCTTTGTGAGTTCTGGCTTACATCGTTCTAGATAATCAATCTCATATGAACCTTGACCATGAAAAATTGAGTCATATGACCGCATGCACAATGCCTTCAATTTGCGAATACACAAGTCGAGGAGATCACAGATAGATATGATTATAGTGACAACAACCCAAAGGGCTTTGTGAATTCCACATGACATCGTTATTAactaaattaaacttattttataagaaaagttGATGTTTCACTTGCCGATGGAAGAGTTTTACATTGATTTTGAGGAAATGTTGAATAAAAAGTGTGGATTTAAATGCAATAAACTTGTTGGGCAATGTTGcaactattattattaaatgttgCCGTCccaaatcaaattgttttacATCACTTTCATCATTAaagttacaattatttttgttatcaatAATTCACAAGTGTGTACATttgacaaataataatttttgtaaatgtcatcTGAATCCAGCCCACGTCAGTTGGCGATTTGTCAAAATCACCGGGGATGTGTTCACGAGTTTTAGTTTTGTAAGAGTACTGAAAAAGTAgtgtttaagtagtttgtaTGGGAAAAATGGCTTCAGGTGaggattttatttcaaatcaaacatTTGACAGTTTGCAAACCAAAGTGTATAACTAcgatgttattgtttttgtatgtattaaatatttttgctgtttattttttatttggtgtttttttaaaagcttgggaactttaaataataataccacacagaaatattgttggaataaaGATGCGTTTAAATGTTTCAACAGATTGATTTTGCAATCAATTGATGGTTAAGCCGGCTGTCTTCTGGGCAAAATGTGATTGATgtttaaatgataaatttttagtaacaaaaaattaatcagcCTTAATAGCGCTCACTATTCACAATACCacctacttatttatttaagatataAGTAAATTGCACCAAATAGTCTTTAAAACACGCGGAATTAAATCAATGGAACCACACTCCAAACAAATGTTAACAAAGATTGACATTCTCAACTATAAACCACAAAAAGCAACCTTGGAGCCAATTGAAAGGCTGTGATAAGATTCTGTGAAATCAGTCAAGGGAGGAATCGAAAATTCAATCTATTCGGACGATTTCAATTATAAAGTGGCTTTCCGAGCTATAGGGATTTCTAGAACATTAGAGATCcactaataaaaaataataattttaataaatatagtaGCTTtaactaaaatcatttttataaaaaaggtatGTAATCTCTCTTATAACTGAATCCGTTGTAATATAAGATATGAAGTAGCAGTTAACTTTGCGTTGGTGTCATCTATTCCTTCTGTGCGTTCAGCGGAAAAATGGAGAAgcttttaaacataatttttttgctttgtttattttttcaaacgttGTAACAAAAGATGTCCttagtttctttaaaaagtattaCTAGGGAAAGAGATgacgtttaaaaattaattaaaatttttttgcaaCACACCTTAAAGAAGCCTAACATGGCTTAAGGGGTGAAACCACTTTTAAGGGGCTTTTGTATGGAAACTTGAGTCAACTAGTAGTCCATAACTAGTATATCAATGCCAAGAAAAATGACAGAAGCTACagtaaagcactattcacatgagcacgaccaacgaatgaacgaatattcgtcgattttgacattgcgaatatttttgtatttactttatttagccatagccgaacaccattcaataccgaaaccaaaacaagaataattttttaggttaagtacgcgcgattattgtattcgttgcgagtgtggataatgtagaacgcgaataaagtttgacagttcgcatcaacaacaattttatttgcgatgaataaatttgtattcttaaatttatttatttgttgaaaagtaaaagtatgcatcataaatcaaatagaaactatattgctatcatTTGTTaggaatttgtgtggaaatatgtcttcaaacgtatataagcCCACGTTTTGTTACTCATTCGTTGTTCGTTGGTCGCggtcatgtgaatactactttagtAGTGCCGCCCCACTCTGTTCCTTTTCGTAATGTAAAAAGTTTTGAGTGGTGGATGAAATTGCCAGTaaaacgtttttaataaaacaaatagtttcTTTGGTGGAACCGGCTGGGACGATAAGTGATTATTCCAAATTTGATACCAATTTGTAGTCTTTATAAGGCTatccaattttaataaattagattGAACAATTGCCtatgaaaactgtcaaaataatggTCATCCtggtaaatttttcaaattttcccgAAAATATATGGAAATCAATTTCTTTGGAAATTgacaattacatttttgttgcgACAACAGTTTAATTGTCATCTTACACTGactaaattgtttgtttttgaaattttgtttgttttttgaaaacacgcttcagctccggcttcacctgacgtttacgagttcagccataggaattcaatgcatgctatcacaatgtagcttcgacctcacgtttcgtgtgacaatcgtaaggaaatgaacgtaatgtaacgtaatgtgcctccaaacggaagctctagttcaattatctaaacatttgctttgttgttgacattgtaaacaaaatgtcaacaaacaaaatatttgctctttggagggatgaaataatacaaatgtcattcaaagcaacctcgaagcagtcccaccgtaacgcagacgaagccgaagctgatgcgtgtttgtgattcagccataagtcTAGCATCAATTCCCCACAGCTTaagtcaattcaccaccctTTAAAGTtaattcaccacgaaaataaaGTAGAGTGATGAGAAATTCTTAAGGGGAGGAacctagtggctacggcgacattagctattgcattttttgggaagagcacgataactcaggcgacaaagtttgatgacggatttgcatagttaaaaacaagaattttcgTACTATGTTTATATTGTGTCTATGAGTGTGACTGTCGTTATAGTGTCGCCACACACTCTATGtggtttcttttttcgtttctcAAATAATGGATGTGTTCATCGATTATAATTAGGGCAAGTTCAAGTTGTTGCCACTTATTATGCTTtccaagaaaataattattgaatgaattcaaaatttcactggAAATTAcagtcaaatcactggaattaAACCCACGAAGAATATACTTACGCTGACATCCCAATCATCTCTcgttagttttaaataaaacaaaaaagtattaaactgattttgatttttttatttctataattattcttttattttttttttgtttttattatttttttttctgtatctaCTACTTTTTcacattatttaataatatttgttttttcttctttttccttcATTAATCTGCGGTTTCTTTCCTCATACTTTTCTTTTTGCAATCTTCTATcaatataattatatttcaataattgaattaaaaaaaattattaaataatacaaacaaaaacattctactattattttattttctgttacaAATGAAATA
This window of the Eupeodes corollae chromosome 3, idEupCoro1.1, whole genome shotgun sequence genome carries:
- the LOC129949740 gene encoding dehydrodolichyl diphosphate synthase complex subunit nus1, which gives rise to MSCGIHKALWVVVTIIISICDLLDLCIRKLKALCMRSYDSIFHGQGSYEIDYLERCKPELTKIPKHLSIVVGPDSDTDSEILSKIAAYALIMDIDYISFFDVRGVFSLEQVHVPKFISSKKMRNGHFLWSMPGDRSKTAQLKYRNGLEKSIEVAVLSKNDGKALIAEVCRDLFEKRNTTEIQEALKDRPSLTNIISKSLQKKLNNMTDPDCAIIFSNHMCTYGLLPWHTGFTEFHLIKTGSYFSVETFARVLYRFSKCEQRYGH